GGGAGGCCGCATTGCAAACTACTCGCTACGTATTAGAAACTACGGCAAAACTTGTCGCGCCACTTATGCCGTTCATCGCAGAATATATATATAAAGAGTTAGGGAACAGTGAGAGTGTGCACCTCGCCGATTGGCCAGGAATGGGAGATGGGAGTTTGGAGATAGGAGATAGGGTAATTCAAGATATGGTTCTGGTGCGGAAAGTAGCTTCACTTGGTCTCGAAGCGCGAGCAAAAGAAAAGATTGCGGTCCGTCAGCCATTAGCGAAGCTCGAGTTGAAAGATGCGACACTTGAGGGGAAGACGGAATTACTCGAACTGATTAAAGATGAAGTCAATGTAAAACAGATCTTGTTCAATAAAGAGCTGGAATCGGAAGTGAAGCTCGACACCGTGCTTACCGATGAGCTCAAACAGGAAGGCGAACTCCGCGAGCTGATGCGCGCTGTCCAAGATTTGCGAAAAACTAAAGGGCTTGAGCCGGGGCAAGTAATACGCCTGACTTTGTCAAAATCATATGAAACTCTCGCAAAAAAGTTCGAGACCGAACTCAAGAAAGGCGTTCGGGCAGAAAAGATAGTTGTGGCTGAAACGGCAGAAATGTCGCTCGAAGTAGTCTAGCCTATGTACCGCGTCTACACGACGAAGGCAATTGTGCTTGGCAGCAAGAACGCGGGGGAGGCGAATAAATATTACTTTCTGCTCACCCGCGAGCTCGGGCTCATCACTGCATTTGCGCAGGGAGTGCGAGAATTAAAGTCGAAATTGCGGCATGGGCTCGAGCAGTATTCTTACGTACAAGTCTCGCTTATTCGCGGTAAAGAAAAGTGGCGGCTTACCAATGTTGCGCACATGGTCGGCATAGAAGGTATAAAAAATTCTAAAGAAAAGGCTAAACTTGAGGCGAAGTTGTGCGCTCTGGTGCAACGCTTGGTGCACGGTGAGGAGGCAGACATTGAATTGTTCGACGAGCTTGTTGACTCACTCAAATTTTTAGCGCGATGCGATTCCGATTTGCACGATTATGAACTGCTCGCGGTGCTTCGTGTGCTCGACCGGCTTGGCTATATCGCACCGCGCGAGGCTTGGCTCGCGTATCTCGATAATGAATTGTGGAAAGGTGAGGCGCTACCCGATATCGCCAAAGAGCGTAAGTCCTTGCTTCAGACTATCAATGAGTCTTTGTACCATAGTCAACTTTAGTCCGGCGCGGTATAATGTATCTATATGACTCCGGATGAAGAAAAGAGCAAACTTGAGCAAGTCGAGCAGACGCTTAATAAAAAAGACGACCGTTACTTCTTTCGCCGGCGCAAAGGTTTGGCCGCAGTGAAGCCCGTGGCGCATGAAGACTGGCATGATGCATTACCCGAACAGGACATTCCTATGAAAAAACACACATTCGCAACACGCTTTTTTCTCGTTTCCCTTATCTTTTTTGCGAGTGCTATCGCGTTCGCATTTTATAAGATGCAAGGCGGTGGCAATCTGGTTTCTAATCAAAATATCGATATTACCGTAACCGGGCCTTTGAGTATAAAGGGCGGAGATGAAGTTCAGCTCCAGCTTCAAATCGTTAATAATAATAACGTACCGCTCGAAGTTTCTGAGCTCGTTATCGAATATCCTGCGGGTACGCGACTCTCTGATAACCAGACGAAGGAGACAACAAGAGTGACGAAAAACCTCGGCGACATCGCGCCGCACCAGGTCATTAACGACACTTTCCGCGCGATACTCTTCGGAGAAGAGAAAAGCGATAAAGAAATAAAGATACAGCTAGAGTATCATCTGCCTGGATCCGGAGCTGTTTATACAAGGGATGTGTCTTATCATATTGTCATCGATTCCGCGCCGGTCACTCTTCGCATCTCGAGTCCAGATGCGGTGAACTCTGGCGACGAAACGACACTTAACGTCACAATAGATTCCAATACCGGCAAGCTAATACCTAATCTCAAACTCAAGATGAATTATCCACCCGGCTTTATTTTTACCAAAGCAACACCCGCGCCAATTTCCGGAACGACGAACGTTTGGACGCTCGGTGATGTCTCGGCAAGCTCTTCGCGCGATATCGTCATAACTGGCACGATGACCGGGCAAGAGAACGACACCAAGGCATTCCAAGCTATTGCCGGCATCTCCACAGGAGCGAACATAAAGAACGTTGATCTCGTTTATAATTCTTTGTTCCAAAAGATCGCTATCAAGAAGCCATTCCTTGGGCTCGCTATCGCGCTCAATGATTCTGTCGAAGATCCTTCCGTCGTAGAGGGCGAGACGCCAATGCAAGCGACTTTTTCTTGGGCCAACAACACGGATATTACCTTGACAGATTGCGCGCTCACGGTGCAGACCGGCGGCGCCATCGATAGGCGCAGTGTCAGAGTAGATACTGCCGGCTCATACTTTTCTTCCAAAAATACTTTAGTCTGGACCGCGAACGGTTTGGATAAATTCCAAGTGGTCAACCCGGGAGATTCCGGCACGCAAAATGTTACATTCGCTTCGTCGCCACTTCTCACGGATGGAGTGCCACTTAGACTGCCGATGATAACCTTGCAAGGGACGTTCGTCTGTACGAAAGTCGGCGACAGCACAACGAAGGATTATCAACTTACAACGCAGGTCTTCCGAACAATAAAGATAAATTCGAACGCACAATTCAGTGCCTCGGCGCGTTATTACACCGGCCCGTTTACCAACACCGGCCCATTCCCGCCTAAAGGTGACAGTGATACCACCTTCACGATAATCTGGTCTCTTACCAATACGTCGAACGATATAGATAATGCGACGGTGACCGCCACGTTGCCTGCATACGCGAGCTGGGTTGATAAAACAGCGGGAGACGGAACGATGGCATACGATCAAGGCAGTAAGCAAGTGACATGGACGATCGGCACGCTTAAAGCGGGTGTCGGATACGAGAGCCCGGTAAAACAAACATCGTTCCAGGTGAGTGTAAAACCGTCCGTAAATGCCGCCGGCTCGTTCGTTGATATTATCGGGCCGTCGACATTCGCCGGCATCGATGATTTTACAAAAGCGGAAAGGAAGAGTATAAAGGAGACTATGACCTCGGAACTTAAGTTCGATCCGGGCTTACCCAGAGACATGAGTGGCAAGGTGCAATAGTCTAACAGAATTAAAGAATTTAGGAATTGACGATTATGACTGATACAAATATGGATGATATTATTTCGTTCGCGAAGCGCAAAGGTTTTGTCTATCCCGGCTCGGAAATTTACGGCGGAGCAGCCGGCTTGTATGACTTCGGGCCGTACGGCGTCGAACTTTTAAATAATCTAAAGGCGTCATGGTGGAAGGAGAATGTGCAAAAGAAAGAGAACTACTTCGGCCTCGACTCGGCGATGTTCAAAGACCCTCGTGTCTGGGAGGCGTCTGGCCACGTCGGCGGGTTTTCCGACCCTTTGACCGAATGCAAGAAGTGCAACACGCGTCTGCGCGTAGACAAAGAGCTTGCCAAAATCGGTGTGTCTGCCGATGAGAAAATGTCCGAGGCCGAATTGAACGCGCTTTTTGACGAACATAAGAAAAAAATCAAGTGTCCCAAGTGTGGCGGACAAGACTTCTCGCCAGTGCGCGCCTTCAATCTGCTCGTGAAGTCGAACTTGGGGGATTTTACCAATACCGGCGAGCATCCGGTGTATCTTCCAGGCGAAGCCTGCCAGGGTATTTATTTGAATTACAAAAATAT
Above is a window of Candidatus Paceibacterota bacterium DNA encoding:
- the recO gene encoding DNA repair protein RecO gives rise to the protein MYRVYTTKAIVLGSKNAGEANKYYFLLTRELGLITAFAQGVRELKSKLRHGLEQYSYVQVSLIRGKEKWRLTNVAHMVGIEGIKNSKEKAKLEAKLCALVQRLVHGEEADIELFDELVDSLKFLARCDSDLHDYELLAVLRVLDRLGYIAPREAWLAYLDNELWKGEALPDIAKERKSLLQTINESLYHSQL